From one Nematostella vectensis chromosome 7, jaNemVect1.1, whole genome shotgun sequence genomic stretch:
- the LOC5500286 gene encoding cyclin-dependent kinase 2-interacting protein has protein sequence MASKTRKPKTPNSKSPQKRASQTDSYSPKVADSPRARPTNELGRRLRDLCVSWHESVHKWTNLNSLGTNVANKLMNLQLQDHYSDAEGTNSVSVLDETSESASAELQDEIVRTSQELSTILQKMDGIVTKMESLSKNFEAAKELDKMKEATCDQNDGKCIFKTWTVDKYCNTSNKLLAMYRKELTLKEKLFSSFTSTKDRTTLMVYLSLWLHSPYIDRDHDILLESMLVETDLR, from the exons ATGGCTTCCAAAACAAGGAAACCTAAAACACCTAACTCCAAAAGTCCACAGAAGCGAGCCTCGCAGACTGATTCTTACAGCCCTAAAGTAGCAGATTCTCCGAGGGCCAGGCCAACCAATGAGCTCGGCAGAAGGCTTAGGGACCTTTGTGTTTCATGGCACGAGAGTGTTCACAAATGGACAAATCTCAATTCGCTTGGGACCAACGTGGCGAACAAGCTCATGAATTTACAGCTACAAGATCA CTATAGCGATGCTGAAGGAACAAACTCAGTATCAGTCCTGGATGAAACAAGTGAATCAGCTAGCGCCGAGCTACAAGATGAAATCGTCAGAACGTCACAAGAGCTTTCAACTATTTTACAAAAGATG GATGGAATTGTTACAAAAATGGAATCTCTATCGAAAAATTTCGAAGCTGCCAAAGAACTGGATAAAATGAAAGAGGCGACATGTGATCAGAATGATGGGAAATGTATATTCAAAACCTGGACTGTCGACAAATATT GCAATACTTCAAACAAATTACTCGCCATGTACAGGAAGGAATTAACCTTGAAAGAGAAACTGTTTTCTTCATTTACCTCAACCAAAGATAGAACTACTTTAATGGTGTACTTATCGCTTTGGCTACATAGTCCTTATATAGATAGAGATCACGATATTTTATTAGAAAGTATGCTTGTTGAGACGGATCTACGGTAA